In the Candidatus Bathyarchaeota archaeon genome, one interval contains:
- a CDS encoding acetyl-CoA decarbonylase/synthase complex subunit gamma, translating into MPKKTLSPTEVYKHLPKTNCKECGEENCMAFAAKLVNREVALDKCPPLLTDKYKENYKILWEMLKPPVKEVSIGFGDNIVKIGGKLVMYRHELTWVNPTAIAIDVSDDMPEEEIVKKVKEVENFSYGYIGQKLKLDLIAVRSVLNDADIFKATVKKVSSTTSLPLILCSLDPNIMEAGLIEVANKKPLIYAATRDNWKEMAELSLMYKCPLTVFSPNDLKTLKSLTRTLLAYGVEDLVLDPGTFWNGLADAINNLTMLRRAACKEEDELLGFPLIGVPAIVWMEHNEYPEVTIWKEVCLASMLITRYTDVLIMHSLEGWALLPLTILRQNLYTDPRKPVAIEPGVKVFGMPNEESPILLTTNFALTYYTVASDIEASKVNCYLMVVDTEGLSVESAIAGRKLTAEKIAEALKESSIESKINHKTLIIPGRAARLSGEIEELSGWKVLVGPMDSSGIPKFLQEKWIKAQS; encoded by the coding sequence ATGCCTAAAAAAACTTTAAGCCCTACAGAAGTGTATAAGCATCTCCCAAAAACTAATTGTAAAGAATGCGGTGAAGAAAACTGCATGGCTTTCGCCGCTAAACTTGTTAATAGAGAAGTCGCATTAGATAAATGTCCGCCTCTTTTAACAGATAAATATAAGGAAAATTACAAGATTTTATGGGAAATGCTTAAACCTCCAGTAAAAGAGGTTAGTATAGGATTTGGAGACAATATTGTTAAAATCGGCGGTAAACTGGTTATGTATAGACATGAGTTAACATGGGTTAATCCAACAGCTATAGCTATCGATGTTTCAGATGATATGCCTGAAGAAGAAATAGTTAAAAAAGTGAAGGAAGTTGAAAACTTTTCTTATGGATATATTGGACAGAAATTAAAGCTTGATTTAATTGCTGTTAGATCAGTTTTAAATGATGCTGATATATTTAAAGCAACCGTTAAGAAGGTGTCTTCAACCACAAGCTTACCTTTAATTTTATGTTCTTTAGATCCAAATATTATGGAAGCTGGGTTAATAGAAGTAGCTAATAAAAAACCATTAATTTATGCAGCTACTAGAGACAATTGGAAAGAAATGGCTGAGCTCTCTTTAATGTATAAATGTCCATTAACTGTTTTTTCGCCAAATGACTTGAAAACTCTAAAATCCTTAACGAGAACTTTATTAGCTTATGGGGTTGAAGATTTAGTTTTAGATCCTGGAACATTTTGGAATGGGCTTGCAGATGCAATAAATAATCTCACAATGTTAAGAAGAGCTGCTTGTAAAGAGGAGGATGAGCTTTTAGGTTTTCCATTAATTGGTGTTCCAGCAATAGTTTGGATGGAACATAACGAATATCCAGAAGTAACGATCTGGAAAGAAGTTTGCCTTGCATCTATGTTGATAACTAGATATACTGATGTTTTAATAATGCATAGCCTTGAAGGATGGGCTTTGCTTCCATTAACTATTCTTAGACAAAACTTATATACAGACCCTAGAAAACCTGTAGCTATTGAACCTGGCGTTAAAGTTTTTGGCATGCCAAATGAAGAGTCGCCAATTCTTTTAACAACAAACTTTGCTTTAACATATTATACAGTTGCTTCAGATATTGAAGCAAGTAAAGTTAATTGTTACTTAATGGTAGTGGATACGGAGGGGCTTTCTGTAGAAAGCGCGATCGCTGGAAGAAAGCTTACAGCTGAAAAGATCGCTGAAGCATTAAAAGAAAGCAGTATTGAAAGCAAGATTAATCATAAAACTTTAATTATCCCTGGTAGAGCTGCTAGACTTAGCGGTGAAATTGAAGAGCTTTCAGGATGGAAAGTTCTTGTTGGACCTATGGATTCTTCAGGGATACCTAAATTTCTACAAGAAAAATGGATAAAAGCTCAATCATAA
- the cdhC gene encoding CO dehydrogenase/CO-methylating acetyl-CoA synthase complex subunit beta, whose product MFSDIPVDVGVIYEGERIRKPDMHVEFGGSKVESKFELAKARKLNEIEDGKIQVIGLDIKDLKEGESYPLGILVEVAGKEIEEDLEGVIERRIHEYCNYIEGFMHLNQRYDIWLRLSKKSFKKGLNSFILIGKVLQRLFKSELPIIEKIQITFITDPEKVKEMEKIARETYEKRDARARGIKDEEVDCFYGCTLCQSFAPTHVCVITPQRYANCGAISWFDGRAAARIDPKGPIFKIEVGKLLDAFKGEWSGTNEAVKKKSLGEIEKVWLYTAFGYPHTSCGCFEAIAFYIPEVDGLGIVHRDFKGLAVNGLPFSTMADSTAGGRQVDGFHGLSIEYMRSPKFLQADGGWNRVVWMPSSVKERVKEFIPTDIVDKIATENDVKTIDELKSFLKNKNHPVTQKWEEKEVKEEEKEEAAPKVEAAPLVMESLTLPAASGGFKIILKDAVITAKKVVIRKERKS is encoded by the coding sequence ATGTTTAGCGATATCCCGGTGGATGTTGGAGTTATTTATGAAGGAGAAAGAATTAGAAAACCTGATATGCATGTTGAGTTTGGAGGATCAAAGGTAGAAAGTAAATTTGAGCTTGCAAAAGCTAGAAAATTAAATGAAATAGAGGATGGGAAAATTCAAGTTATAGGCTTAGATATTAAAGATTTAAAGGAAGGCGAAAGCTATCCTTTAGGAATCCTTGTTGAAGTAGCTGGAAAAGAAATTGAAGAAGATTTAGAAGGCGTTATAGAAAGAAGAATCCATGAATACTGCAATTATATTGAAGGCTTTATGCATTTAAATCAACGCTATGATATTTGGTTAAGGTTAAGCAAAAAATCCTTTAAAAAAGGTTTAAACTCATTTATCTTAATAGGGAAAGTGCTTCAAAGGCTTTTTAAAAGCGAGCTTCCTATAATCGAGAAAATTCAAATAACTTTTATTACGGATCCAGAGAAAGTTAAAGAAATGGAGAAAATAGCTCGAGAAACCTATGAAAAAAGAGATGCAAGGGCTCGAGGAATAAAAGATGAAGAAGTAGATTGTTTTTATGGATGTACGCTTTGCCAATCTTTTGCCCCAACACATGTATGCGTAATAACCCCTCAAAGATATGCTAACTGCGGAGCTATAAGCTGGTTTGATGGAAGAGCAGCTGCAAGAATAGATCCAAAAGGGCCAATATTTAAAATAGAAGTTGGAAAACTGTTAGATGCCTTTAAAGGAGAATGGAGTGGCACAAATGAAGCTGTAAAAAAGAAATCGCTTGGAGAAATAGAAAAAGTATGGCTTTACACAGCTTTTGGTTACCCGCATACTTCTTGCGGATGCTTTGAAGCTATAGCATTTTATATTCCTGAAGTAGATGGGCTTGGAATAGTTCATAGAGATTTTAAAGGTTTAGCTGTAAATGGTTTACCTTTCTCAACTATGGCTGATTCAACAGCTGGAGGAAGACAAGTAGATGGTTTTCACGGTCTTTCAATAGAGTATATGCGTTCTCCAAAATTCCTTCAAGCTGATGGAGGATGGAATAGAGTTGTTTGGATGCCTTCCAGCGTTAAGGAACGGGTTAAAGAGTTTATTCCAACAGATATAGTAGATAAAATAGCTACGGAAAATGATGTTAAAACAATAGATGAATTAAAAAGCTTTCTTAAAAACAAAAATCATCCAGTTACTCAGAAATGGGAAGAGAAAGAGGTTAAAGAAGAAGAGAAGGAGGAAGCTGCTCCTAAAGTTGAGGCTGCTCCATTAGTTATGGAAAGTTTAACGCTTCCCGCCGCATCTGGAGGTTTTAAAATTATTTTAAAAGACGCTGTGATAACAGCTAAAAAAGTTGTAATTAGGAAGGAGAGGAAAAGTTGA
- the cdhD gene encoding CO dehydrogenase/acetyl-CoA synthase subunit delta: protein MKKKDKNKDSSFNDFGFDIGKLLSGFQEVELENVEIKVKELEFWIQPFISSLIAPKVTAPPKVKPKEILEEEFHPPAMKYPGEIVEVKIGATKSEGGTRGKTVTIGGGKAPAFYLFESPPPNPPVISIDVFDMKIPLAKAVKMHVEDVLEDPAAWAKKAVEKWGAEVINLHLVSIDPLLKDTKPSEAAKTVEDVLQAVDVPLAVGGCGDPEKDLKVFEKVAEVAEGENILFNSVTLNMDIKRTAEAIKKHGHCVIAFTAMNMDDARELNRKLYEFLPRNKIVIDTTTAALGYGLDYAFTVMERTRLAALMGDVELQHPISSGTTNAWAAREAWMTMDAKWGPKELRGPIWETVSALTLLLAGVDYFMMMHPAAVKTIKEVIKKLTVKEEAEKIYNWVNNLKR from the coding sequence TTGAAGAAAAAAGATAAAAATAAAGATTCTTCTTTCAATGATTTTGGGTTTGATATAGGTAAATTGTTAAGTGGATTTCAAGAAGTGGAGCTTGAAAACGTTGAAATAAAAGTTAAGGAGTTAGAGTTTTGGATTCAACCATTTATAAGCAGCTTAATTGCACCTAAAGTTACTGCTCCTCCAAAAGTTAAACCAAAAGAAATATTAGAAGAGGAGTTTCATCCTCCAGCAATGAAATATCCTGGAGAAATAGTTGAAGTTAAAATTGGTGCAACTAAAAGTGAAGGTGGAACTAGAGGTAAAACAGTAACAATAGGAGGTGGAAAAGCGCCAGCTTTTTATCTTTTCGAATCTCCACCACCAAATCCACCTGTAATATCTATAGATGTTTTCGATATGAAAATTCCTTTAGCTAAAGCTGTAAAAATGCATGTTGAAGATGTGCTTGAAGATCCTGCTGCATGGGCTAAAAAAGCTGTAGAAAAATGGGGGGCTGAAGTAATTAATCTTCATTTAGTAAGCATAGATCCTCTTCTTAAAGATACTAAGCCTTCAGAAGCAGCTAAAACAGTTGAAGATGTGCTTCAAGCAGTTGACGTTCCTTTAGCGGTTGGTGGATGCGGTGATCCAGAAAAAGATTTAAAGGTTTTCGAGAAAGTTGCTGAAGTAGCTGAAGGAGAAAACATTCTATTTAACTCTGTAACCTTGAATATGGATATTAAAAGAACGGCTGAAGCTATTAAAAAGCATGGGCACTGTGTTATTGCTTTTACAGCTATGAATATGGATGATGCTCGAGAGCTTAACCGTAAGCTTTATGAGTTTTTGCCTAGAAATAAGATTGTAATCGATACAACTACTGCTGCTTTAGGTTACGGTTTAGACTATGCTTTTACAGTTATGGAGAGAACTAGATTAGCTGCATTAATGGGAGATGTTGAGCTTCAGCATCCAATTTCTTCAGGAACAACTAACGCGTGGGCTGCTAGAGAAGCATGGATGACTATGGATGCTAAATGGGGTCCTAAAGAGCTTAGAGGCCCAATTTGGGAAACTGTATCAGCTTTAACACTTCTTTTAGCTGGTGTAGATTACTTTATGATGATGCATCCCGCTGCTGTTAAAACCATTAAAGAAGTGATTAAAAAATTAACTGTTAAAGAGGAAGCTGAAAAAATTTATAATTGGGTTAACAACTTAAAGAGGTGA
- a CDS encoding 30S ribosomal protein S30e yields the protein MPTHGSITKAGKVRSQTPKIQGRERRDPIPKVRVRKNAYKRLVLGRKPGQNWIAFKR from the coding sequence ATGCCTACTCACGGTTCAATAACTAAAGCTGGAAAAGTTAGATCTCAAACACCTAAAATTCAAGGAAGAGAGCGAAGAGACCCTATACCTAAAGTTAGAGTTAGAAAAAACGCTTATAAAAGGTTAGTTTTAGGAAGAAAACCTGGCCAAAATTGGATAGCCTTTAAAAGATAA
- the cdhA gene encoding CO dehydrogenase/acetyl-CoA synthase complex subunit epsilon, whose product MSKKTLRLKIDELKTSLGDIKNFELSIGKIIEEAWEEEFGPTPFPSTSDLRSWDLKLIEKYKPFYMPFCDVCCLCTMGKCDLTKDKRGACGLNMAAQQSRIVLLACCIGAATHTAHARHLVEHLIEKYGRKFLIDVGGVSVEVEAPIIRLVCGIRPKTLEDLEDVLDYVEKEIVQLLSATHTGQEGSFIDFESKIFHAGMLDHVAMEAADIAQISAYGFPKADPEAPLIEIGFGVVDKSKPTILVIGHNVPSAISIVDYLEDNGLRDKVEVCGICCTAHDLSRYDSKAKIIGPISWQLRFIRSGIPDVIVVDEQCIRADALIEAQKIKAPLIATSEKNCLGLLDKTADQPAEVIKDLVDGKIPGALILDNDKIGEIAVKTALLTASNRVKFKSIPDVQGVIEEAKKCRKCNECSRACPNNLPIPKAIEEASKGGLKDLAELLDLCIGCGRCESACPGNLPIHSFMVVAAEKKLKEEKFKVRAGRGAIQDIEIRQVGSPIVLGEIPGVIAFVGCANYPKSGREVAEMAEEFAKRNYIIVSSGCAAMSMAMYKNEEGKTIYEMYPGVFDAGGISNVGSCVSNSHIAGAAIKIASIFARRKLRGNYEEIADYILNRVGAVGVGWGAMSQKAASIASGFWRLGIPVIVGPHGFKYRRMLLGRKERKEDWYVYDARSGEKVYVGPAPEHLFYSAENKEEAMVMIPKLCMRPNDTTKGRAIKLTNYIDLHKKIYGTLPDDIYMFIRTVADIPITMKDEVLKFLKEKEWEENIIPDPTLLPRLIRKRRE is encoded by the coding sequence ATGAGTAAAAAAACCTTAAGGTTAAAGATAGATGAATTAAAAACAAGTTTAGGCGATATAAAAAATTTTGAGCTTTCCATTGGGAAGATTATTGAGGAAGCTTGGGAAGAAGAATTTGGGCCTACACCTTTTCCTTCAACTTCAGATTTAAGAAGCTGGGATTTAAAGCTTATTGAGAAATATAAACCCTTCTATATGCCTTTTTGCGATGTTTGCTGTTTATGCACGATGGGCAAATGCGATTTAACAAAAGATAAAAGAGGCGCATGTGGTTTAAATATGGCTGCTCAACAATCAAGAATAGTCTTATTAGCTTGCTGCATTGGTGCTGCTACGCATACAGCTCACGCTAGGCATTTAGTGGAACATTTAATAGAGAAATATGGTCGAAAATTCTTAATAGATGTTGGAGGGGTAAGCGTTGAAGTTGAAGCGCCTATTATTCGTTTGGTTTGCGGAATAAGACCTAAAACTTTAGAGGATTTAGAAGATGTTTTAGATTATGTTGAAAAAGAAATTGTTCAGCTTCTTTCAGCTACTCATACTGGTCAAGAAGGAAGCTTTATAGATTTTGAATCAAAAATCTTCCATGCTGGGATGCTTGACCATGTAGCTATGGAGGCAGCTGATATAGCTCAAATTTCAGCTTATGGTTTTCCTAAAGCTGATCCTGAAGCTCCTCTTATAGAAATAGGTTTTGGAGTTGTAGATAAATCTAAGCCCACTATCCTTGTTATAGGCCATAATGTACCATCAGCTATAAGCATTGTCGACTATCTAGAGGATAATGGTCTTAGGGATAAAGTTGAAGTATGCGGAATATGCTGTACAGCACACGATCTTTCAAGATACGATTCTAAAGCTAAAATTATTGGACCGATTTCCTGGCAGCTAAGATTTATTAGATCAGGAATCCCTGACGTAATCGTTGTGGATGAGCAATGCATTAGAGCTGATGCTTTAATTGAAGCGCAGAAGATCAAAGCTCCATTAATAGCTACTAGCGAAAAAAATTGTTTAGGGTTATTGGATAAAACTGCCGATCAACCAGCTGAAGTAATAAAAGATTTGGTTGATGGTAAAATTCCAGGAGCATTAATATTAGATAATGATAAGATTGGAGAAATTGCTGTGAAAACAGCCTTGTTAACAGCTTCAAATAGGGTTAAGTTTAAATCTATTCCAGATGTTCAAGGCGTTATTGAAGAAGCTAAAAAATGTAGAAAATGCAATGAATGCTCTAGAGCTTGCCCAAATAACTTGCCTATACCTAAAGCAATAGAGGAAGCTTCTAAAGGAGGTTTAAAAGATTTAGCAGAGCTTTTAGATTTATGCATAGGATGCGGTAGATGCGAAAGCGCATGCCCTGGAAACCTTCCTATCCATTCTTTCATGGTAGTTGCAGCTGAAAAAAAGTTGAAAGAAGAAAAGTTTAAGGTTAGAGCTGGAAGAGGTGCAATTCAAGATATTGAAATTCGTCAAGTTGGAAGCCCAATAGTTTTAGGGGAAATTCCTGGAGTTATAGCTTTTGTTGGGTGCGCTAATTACCCGAAAAGCGGTAGAGAAGTTGCTGAAATGGCTGAGGAATTTGCTAAAAGAAATTATATAATTGTGTCTTCAGGTTGCGCAGCTATGTCTATGGCGATGTACAAGAATGAGGAAGGAAAAACAATTTATGAAATGTATCCTGGTGTTTTTGATGCTGGAGGCATAAGCAACGTTGGATCATGTGTTTCTAACTCGCATATAGCTGGAGCTGCGATAAAAATAGCAAGCATATTTGCTAGAAGGAAGCTTCGTGGAAACTATGAAGAAATAGCTGATTATATATTAAATAGGGTTGGAGCTGTTGGAGTTGGCTGGGGAGCTATGTCTCAAAAAGCAGCTTCTATAGCTAGCGGTTTTTGGAGGCTTGGAATACCAGTTATAGTTGGGCCTCATGGATTTAAATATAGAAGAATGCTTTTAGGAAGAAAAGAGCGTAAAGAAGATTGGTATGTTTATGATGCTAGAAGCGGAGAAAAAGTTTATGTTGGTCCTGCACCAGAGCATTTGTTTTATTCCGCTGAAAACAAAGAAGAAGCTATGGTTATGATTCCAAAGCTTTGCATGAGGCCTAATGATACAACAAAAGGAAGAGCTATAAAGCTTACAAACTATATAGATTTGCATAAAAAAATTTATGGAACATTGCCTGATGACATTTACATGTTTATTAGAACGGTTGCAGACATACCTATAACAATGAAAGATGAGGTTTTAAAGTTTTTAAAAGAAAAAGAATGGGAAGAAAACATTATTCCTGATCCAACTCTTTTACCAAGATTAATTAGAAAAAGAAGGGAGTAA
- a CDS encoding dihydroorotate dehydrogenase electron transfer subunit — MNLKQWGKQGFSLKIKLLKNDELRIVKLRKVKDETQTVKTLTFYDEKCASAKPGQFIMVWIPNVDEVPMSIALTSKNGLVTIAVKKVGDATEALHNLTFKDKIGVRGPYGTFFTNYLNSKEVIIAAGGTGIAPLMNVIKDLSVFKRSAKIILGAENKQELLFLKEIKKLTLNKPFLKFIPATIDGSYGVKSDVVSVVKEEIKNFHGQVLTCGPEPMIYKIFKLCVKKGIKLQASLERIMKCGVGVCGSCDLAGFRVCKDGPVFNIQSLKLMEEELGFYKRSFSGELIKIL, encoded by the coding sequence TTGAATTTGAAACAATGGGGGAAACAAGGTTTTTCTTTAAAAATTAAATTATTAAAAAATGATGAGCTTAGAATAGTGAAGTTAAGAAAAGTTAAAGATGAAACTCAAACAGTTAAAACTTTAACTTTTTATGATGAAAAATGCGCTTCAGCTAAACCAGGACAATTCATAATGGTTTGGATTCCAAATGTGGATGAAGTGCCTATGAGCATAGCGTTAACAAGCAAGAATGGATTAGTTACAATTGCTGTAAAAAAAGTTGGAGATGCAACTGAAGCTTTGCATAACTTAACTTTTAAAGATAAGATTGGTGTTAGAGGACCATATGGAACATTTTTTACAAATTACCTAAATTCTAAAGAAGTTATTATAGCAGCTGGTGGAACAGGAATAGCCCCATTAATGAATGTAATTAAAGATTTATCAGTTTTTAAGAGAAGCGCGAAAATAATTTTGGGAGCTGAAAATAAGCAAGAACTTCTTTTCCTAAAAGAAATTAAAAAATTAACTTTGAATAAGCCATTTTTAAAGTTTATTCCAGCAACTATTGATGGAAGCTATGGAGTTAAAAGCGATGTAGTTAGCGTTGTGAAAGAAGAAATTAAAAATTTTCATGGTCAAGTTTTAACTTGTGGACCAGAACCTATGATTTACAAGATTTTTAAGCTTTGCGTTAAAAAAGGTATAAAGCTTCAAGCAAGCTTAGAAAGAATAATGAAGTGTGGAGTTGGCGTATGTGGAAGCTGCGATTTAGCAGGGTTTAGAGTATGCAAGGATGGACCAGTATTTAATATTCAATCTCTAAAATTAATGGAGGAGGAACTTGGTTTTTATAAAAGAAGCTTTTCAGGAGAGCTTATAAAAATACTATAA
- the cdhB gene encoding CO dehydrogenase/acetyl-CoA synthase complex subunit epsilon, which translates to MCAAEPWQKAEISGPMKSFVIQKPDVAAALIKKAKHPVLIVGHEAVEAENDINFIDYIVKIAKAGKIPIIASGKSFSEIRKFTSALLMPIVEAANRLIDPNWSGADGLGHHDLALFIAIPYYVEWLILSGIKHFSSVKTISLDRFYQPHASWSFPNLTVKDWVKNLNDLIKALEEGLKNVDV; encoded by the coding sequence TTGTGTGCAGCTGAACCATGGCAAAAAGCTGAAATTTCAGGACCTATGAAAAGCTTTGTAATTCAAAAACCTGATGTTGCAGCTGCTTTAATAAAAAAAGCTAAGCATCCGGTGCTTATAGTTGGTCATGAAGCTGTTGAAGCAGAGAACGATATTAACTTTATAGATTATATTGTTAAAATTGCTAAAGCTGGAAAAATACCTATAATCGCTTCTGGAAAATCTTTTTCTGAAATCAGAAAATTTACTTCAGCATTGCTTATGCCTATAGTTGAAGCTGCAAACAGGCTTATAGACCCAAACTGGAGTGGAGCAGATGGTTTAGGGCATCATGATTTAGCTTTATTTATAGCTATTCCATATTATGTGGAATGGCTTATATTATCTGGGATAAAACATTTTTCAAGTGTTAAAACAATTTCTCTTGATAGGTTTTATCAACCTCACGCTTCATGGTCTTTTCCAAATTTAACTGTAAAAGATTGGGTTAAAAATTTAAATGATTTAATTAAAGCTTTAGAGGAGGGGTTAAAAAACGTCGATGTTTAG